Proteins from one Cryptomeria japonica chromosome 4, Sugi_1.0, whole genome shotgun sequence genomic window:
- the LOC131076294 gene encoding embryonic protein DC-8 produces the protein MADESIAVSALAESAENSAESAKKSALEAIGDAKGAVKIFTGKIFESANKAADSSKDYLHKAKENIEDLTHKAKDSSKDYLHKAKENIEDLTHKAKDSSKEYLDKAKGRLEDLTGKAKDSSEEYLHKAKESNEEMKNKASNLGEGSSSDQDEPLSFPLSILAWCSTLCSKTTSSAGGQAPRSLDVSSIAANEQLSDAAHRLEESGETLESQAEGSGKALEIRVEESGKALESQAEVSSEALESQVEESGKALESQAEESGEVLERQVEESGKALESQVEESRVHVTEAVEHVTDTVEHAVTTLEESVETKLESSQPAEKNSETAPSA, from the exons ATGGCTGATGAGAGCATTGCAGTCTCAGCATTGGCTGAATCAGCAGAGAATTCTGCAGAATCAGCAAAGAAATCTGCATTAGAAGCCATCGGTGATGCTAAAGGTGCTGTGAAAATTTTCACTGGCAAAATCTTTGAATCTGCAAATAAGGCTGCAGATTCATCTAAGGATTATCTTCACAAAGCTAAAGAAAATATAGAGGATTTGACCCATAAAGCCAAAGATTCATCAAAAGATTATCTTCACAAAGCTAAGGAAAATATTGAAGATCTGACCCATAAGGCCAAAGATTCATCCAAGGAgtatcttgacaaggctaaggggAGACTTGAAGATCTGACAGGGAAGGCCAAGGACTCATCAGAAGAATATCTTCATAAAGCTAAGGAAAGCAATGAAGAGATGAAAAACAAAGCATCCAACTTGGGAGAGGGCTCTTCCAGT GATCAAGATGAGCCCCTGTCCTTTCCATTGTCCATCCTTGCCTGGTGTAGCACTTTATGTAGTAAAACAACATCCTCAGCAGGAGGGCAAGCTCCAAGAAGCTTGGATGTGAGCAGCATTGCTGCAAATGAACAACTATCTGATGCAGCCCACAGGCTTGAAGAATCTGGCGAGACTCTTGAAAGTCAGGCTGAAGGATCCGGTAAGGCTCTTGAAATTCGGGTTGAAGAATCTGGTAAGGCTCTTGAAAGTCAGGCTGAAGTATCTAGTGAGGCTCTTGAAAGTCAGGTTGAAGAATCTGGTAAGGCTCTTGAAAGCCAGGCTGAAGAATCTGGTGAGGTTCTTGAAAGGCAGGTTGAAGAATCTGGTAAGGCACTTGAAAGTCAGGTTGAAGAATCTCGTGTGCATGTAACAGAGGCTGTTGAGCATGTAACAGATACTGTTGAGCATGCAGTGACAACATTAGAGGAATCTGTTGAAACCAAATTAGAATCATCTCAACCAGCAGAAAAGAACTCTGAGACTGCTCCAAGTGCTTAG